Proteins co-encoded in one Oreochromis aureus strain Israel breed Guangdong linkage group 3, ZZ_aureus, whole genome shotgun sequence genomic window:
- the LOC120437754 gene encoding sterile alpha motif domain-containing protein 9-like: MNLNTAETETADISEDVEAEVLCNNFWKLCISEYVKQNPEFKNTQLFTLLVLLNAYVPNSYLRMDECQQILGPPDLIHGGPPFEERMEPFTFLISPDPEHVTIIHPVIAQRSVELLHVLKINRSTTVKKLMHLLCGAESELRIAEYVKDLLTKREMGEDGQEKFSKLIRDIKKKERFYHAVSVLKCASEKFETNPIFPQTIARLYHKKDTTKAEEWAKDTTRAEKWAEKAIERAPNNSYMADTLAQVYKKRFIDAGQDILKKAQKAFQAFKDVEEKAENEALSETMEAADAESRSDTFNNRGRFGFIQVAKLAFEKPNYSPANIYPDIKTKVEEEFNFFEWYLTYSKPGMSTLEPHYFWSDVALCYEHYTNKRVAAFQDTSFPGLLDFLNHGLFMSKGRRAEFEEPEKTVSDLEKIQECLKAAYEENVEDIKLAERYILSNILLSNKMPDSPKLSPVNELQMIIHTLLGREEGSIRPEFYLLVLMLFWPENQLQVPQNKDDEEVGQKATKDSKSADSTWEDTNTVEERDKEPGEPAQLPADNMFDLNLQQYVTFMEDTFKKANYAKYLRGRYLLPLFFLGKGSGLSKWIHKSRLDAIVEEKVDAELKDKQNKKEKMRRINDLWLRGKVWHIPEIRDILLPVQTEPSSSAESQEHEEQEVCVCVGDQKIKARTEAQPPEPALPTTLFYLGFTIQGPVVFKVGDLNSDSDHQ, encoded by the coding sequence ATGAACCTAAATACAGCAGAAACTGAGACGGCTGACATCAGTGAAGATGTGGAAGCAGAAGTTTTATGTAATAACTTCTGGAAACTGTGCATTTCAGAGTATGTGAAACAAAACCCAGagttcaaaaacacacagctgttcACTTTGTTGGTGCTGCTGAACGCATATGTTCCTAATTCTTACCTCCGTATGGATGAGTGTCAACAGATCCTTGGACCACCTGATCTAATCCATGGAGGCCCTCCCTTTGAAGAACGAATGGAGCCTTTCACCTTTTTGATCAGTCCAGACCCTGAACATGTGACAATAATTCACCCAGTGATTGCACAGAGATCTGTGGAGCTGCTGCATGTTTTGAAGATTAACAGAAGCACTACAGTGAAAAAATTAATGCACTTACTATGTGGAGCTGAGAGTGAACTACGAATTGCCGAATACGTCAAAGATTTGCTAACAAAGAGAGAAATGGGGGAGGATGGTCAAGAGAAATTCTCAAAGTTGATCAGGGATATTaagaaaaaagagaggtttTACCATGCTGTCTCTGTACTGAAATGTGCATCAGAAAAATTTGAAACGAATCCTATTTTTCCTCAAACAATTGCTCGTCTGTATCATAAGAAGGATACAACAAAAGCTGAAGAATGGGCAAAGGATACGACTAGGGCTGAAAAATGGGCGGAAAAGGCGATTGAAAGAGCTCCAAACAACTCTTACATGGCTGACACTCTGGCACAAGTTTATAAGAAACGCTTCATTGATGCTGGTcaggatattttaaaaaaggcacaAAAGGCCTTCCAAGCATTTAAAGATGTGGAGGAGAAAGCTGAGAATGAAGCGCTCTCAGAGACGATGGAGGCAGCTGATGCTGAAAGCAGGTCGGATACCTTCAACAACAGAGGGCGCTTTGGTTTCATTCAAGTCGCAAAGTTAGCTTTTGAGAAACCCAACTACTCCCCTGCAAATATTTATccagatataaaaacaaaagttgaaGAGGAGTTCAACTTTTTTGAATGGTATCTAACCTACTCCAAACCAGGCATGAGTACCTTGGAGCCACATTACTTCTGGAGCGATGTTGCACTCTGTTATGAGCactacacaaacaaaagagTAGCAGCCTTTCAGGATACCAGCTTTCCAGGCCTCCTTGATTTCCTGAACCATGGACTTTTCATGTCAAAGGGAAGACGTGCTGAATTTGAGGAACCTGAAAAAACTGTGTCTGATTTAGAGAAAATTCAAGAATGTCTGAAGGCTGCATACGAGGAAAATGTTGAAGATATCAAACTAGCAGAGAGGTACATCCTCTCCAACATCCTCTTAAGCAACAAGATGCCAGATTCTCCTAAACTCAGCCCAGTGAATGAACTCCAAATGATCATTCACACATTGTTGGGCAGAGAAGAAGGAAGTATTAGACCTGAGTTTTACCTTTTGGTGCTGATGTTGTTTTGGCCTGAAAATCAGCTTCAGGTGCCGCAAAACAAGGACGATGAAGAAGTCGGACAAAAGGCGACAAAGGACAGTAAGTCAGCAGACTCAACCTGGGAGGATACGAACACTGTTGAGGAACGAGACAAAGAACCTGGGGAACCTGCACAACTTCCTGCTGACAACATGTTTGACCTCAACCTGCAACAGTATGTCACATTCATGGAGGACACATTTAAGAAAGCCAACTATGCCAAGTACCTGCGAGGACGTTACTTGTTGCCACTGTTTTTTCTGGGAAAAGGCTCCGGACTGAGCAAATGGATCCACAAATCCAGGCTGGATGCAATAGTGGAGGAGAAGGTGGACGCTGAGTTAAaggataaacaaaataaaaaggagaAGATGAGGCGGATCAATGATCTGTGGCTCAGAGGGAAAGTGTGGCACATTCCAGAAATCAGAGATATCCTTCTTCCGGTCCAGACAGAGCCGAGTTCTTCTGCAGAGTCACAGGAGCATGAAGAAcaggaagtgtgtgtttgtgtaggagACCAGAAAATAAAGGCAAGAACAGAAGCTCAACCACCTGAACCAGCACTGCCAACGACGCTTTTCTATCTGGGCTTCACCATTCAGGGTCCTGTTGTCTTTAAAGTGGGAGACCTTAACTCTGACAGTGACCATCAGTGA
- the LOC116327249 gene encoding sterile alpha motif domain-containing protein 9-like: protein MQPSNHLIITFQEDGRAEKKVRMAHTMIAQYCTELLADEGVTRSDTTRNFLNNFCSDEIPLWLFGFVKDMLTKREMKKEEQEKFSRLILDIEKMEGNEQCATVLEEASYTFDQNPNFPQTLARFYYIEQESYNPAEMWAKTAIERDPQNSFVADTLGQVHKNHLMKQKVSGEPREILHLAEKAIKAFENEEKLAENEVQEMREHGNANISQFYNYRGLFGYLRVCNTLYDKLVRPSKIWKNVLTKKVSKSSALKSLEDNELLEFRDYIKRLRDEAKKKLIFFENFLAYSKTNMEKDDPEYIFDDTSECYQKYVGDTTAKQLIEMFKKRNLDDQSVEVLSFLVKEYTQTELEEISMCPSADSETALVNNILARFERKMPLSDRDPPELHMFALLWYWPENQGQCVFDLSELTQKMHKSYENSYKKYFRARYHLPLFFIGKGEGVKRIVHRNVIEKHLEVRPDWSDNWKKEEIFRNSAVQELLLRLNGEVRNYKVYTRVVCVRNSLWKPRSVTFYLGFTIRGPVAFDIQKEDTDESVVDNCGTTQTNDVKETKDNEGH from the exons ATGCAGCCTTCTAATCATCTCATCATCACATTCCAAGAAGATGGAAGAGCTGAGAAAAAAGTCCGCATGGCTCACACTATGATAGCACAATATTGTACTGAACTGTTGGCTGATGAAGGTGTGACCAGAAGTGACACAACAAGAAACTTCTTGAACAATTTTTGCAGTGATGAGATTCCTCTGTGGTTGTTTGGTTTTGTCAAAGACATGTTAAccaaaagagaaatgaaaaaagaagaacaggaaaagTTTTCTAGACTAATTCTAGACATTGAAAAGATGGAGGGGAACGAGCAGTGTGCAACAGTTTTAGAGGAGGCCTCATATACATTTGATCAAAATCCAAATTTTCCACAAACTCTTGCTCGCTTTTATTATATAGAACAAGAAAGCTACAATCCGGCAGAAATGTGGGCAAAAACAGCAATAGAAAGAGATCCTCAAAATTCATTTGTTGCTGACACACTTGGCCAAGTCCATAAGAACCACCTAATGAAGCAAAAGGTTTCTGGTGAACCAAGAGAAATTTTGCACCTGGCCGAAAAAGCCATTAAAGCTtttgaaaatgaagaaaaacttgCTGAGAATGAAGTACAAGAAATGAGAGAACATGGCAACGCAAACATCTCACAGTTTTATAACTACAGAGGGCTTTTTGGTTACCTGCGGGTCTGCAATACTCTGTATGACAAACTTGTCAGGCCAAGTAAAATCTGGAAAAATGTTCTCACGAAAAAAGTATCGAAGAGCTCTGCCCTCAAATCACTTGAAGATAACGAACTCCTCGAATTCCGTGATTACATTAAAAGACTTAGAGATGAAGCTAAGaaaaaattgattttctttGAAAACTTTCTGGCTTATTCAAAGACTAACATGGAGAAAGATGATCCTGAATATATATTTGATGACACCTCAGAGTGCTACCAAAAGTATGTTGGAGACACAACTGCAAAACAACTCATCGAGATGTTTAAGAAAAGAAACTTAGATGACCAGTCTGTGGAAGTACTGTCATTTCTTGTCAAAGAATACACTCAAACAGAGCTCGAAGAAATATCTATGTGTCCAAGTGCAGATTCAGAGACAGCTCTGGTCAACAACATCCTCGCACgatttgaaagaaaaatgcCCCTGAGTGACAGAGACCCACCTGAGCTGCACATGTTCGCCCTCCTCTGGTACTGGCCTGAAAATCAAGGCCAATGTGTTTTTGACCTCAGTGAGTTAACTCAGAAAATGCACAAGTCTTATGAAAACTCATATAAGAAGTACTTTCGAGCCAGGTATCATCTACCCCTGTTTTTTATTGGAAAAGGTGAAGGTGTGAAGAGAATTGTTCACAGAAATGTTATTGAGAAACATCTGGAAGTGAGACCAGATTGGAGCGATAActggaagaaagaagaaatcttcagaaattctgctgttcAAGAGCTCCTTCTCAGACTTAATGGAGAAGTAAGAAACTACAAAGTGTATACaagagttgtgtgtgtgagaaacagCCTTTGGAAACCACGCTCAGTTACTTTTTACCTTGGATTTACCATCAGAGGTCCTGTGGCCTTTGACATTCAGAAAGAAGACACAG ATGAGAGTGTCGTGGATAACTGTGGGACAACTCAGACCAATGATGTGAAAGAGACCAAAGATAATGAGGGACATTAA